One Streptomyces sp. R28 DNA window includes the following coding sequences:
- a CDS encoding (2Fe-2S)-binding protein — protein sequence MTHISVKVDGTTYEDDVEPRLLLIHYLRDRLGLTGTPIGCDTTSCGTCTIELDGTAVKSCSVLAVQADGCEVTTVQGLAHDGDWTALQRAFHERHALQCGYCTPGMIMAARDLLREHPHPTPDEVRHGLEGNLCRCTGYQNIVRAVLDVSEEEVTA from the coding sequence ATGACTCACATCTCGGTGAAGGTGGACGGCACGACGTACGAGGACGACGTGGAGCCCCGTCTCCTCCTGATCCACTATCTGCGCGACCGCCTCGGCCTGACCGGCACCCCGATCGGCTGCGACACCACGAGCTGCGGGACCTGCACCATCGAACTGGACGGCACCGCCGTCAAGAGCTGCAGCGTGCTCGCCGTCCAGGCGGACGGGTGCGAGGTGACCACCGTCCAGGGGCTGGCCCACGACGGCGACTGGACCGCCCTGCAGCGGGCCTTCCACGAGCGGCACGCGCTCCAGTGCGGCTACTGCACCCCGGGCATGATCATGGCGGCCCGCGATCTGCTGCGCGAGCACCCGCATCCCACGCCGGACGAGGTACGGCACGGCCTGGAGGGCAATCTCTGCCGCTGCACCGGCTACCAGAACATCGTGCGGGCTGTGCTGGACGTCTCCGAAGAGGAGGTCACGGCATGA
- a CDS encoding GTP-binding protein, with the protein MHLLNLGILAHVDAGKTSLTERLLHTAGVIDDIGSVDAGNTQTDSLALERRRGITIKSAVVSFALDDVTVNLIDTPGHPDFIAEVERVLGVLDGAVLVVSAVEGVQPQTRVLMRTLQRLRIPTLVFVNKIDRRGARYDAVLRAVSERLTAAVVPMGTAAGLGTRDARFLPGLGPSALDVLAGLDDDLLTAYVEDTVSYDRLHAALADRTRQALVHPVYFGSAVTGAGVDALIGGIRELLPAAGGDPDGPVSGTVFKVERGPAGEKVAYARMFSGTLHTRDRIRFGEAGETSDAGDLDDLRAEGRITAISVFDQGADVRDDLVAAGRIAKLWGLGDIRIGDALGEPRKTHGHFFAPPTLETVVVPGDGADRRALHRALTLLAEQDPLIDLRHDEVRQEIFVSLYGEVQKEVIQATLADEFGLDVTFRETTPLCVERPVGSGAAVEFNKKDGNPFLATIGLRVDPAPVGSGVGFRLEVELGSMPYAFFKAVEDTVRETLGQGLHGWQIPDCTVTMTHSGYSPRQSHAHQGFDKSMSSTGYDFRGLTPLVLTEALRRAGTHVHEPMHRFCIEAPTDTLAALLPVLTRLRAVPQSTETRGASCSLEGAVPAAHVHELEQQLPGLTRGEGELESAFDHYAPAARGTVPERRRTDLNPLNRKEYLLNLTRRVGG; encoded by the coding sequence GTGCACTTGCTCAACCTCGGGATCCTCGCCCATGTCGACGCCGGTAAGACCAGCCTGACCGAACGCCTGCTGCACACGGCAGGCGTGATCGACGACATCGGCAGCGTCGACGCCGGGAACACCCAGACCGATTCGCTCGCGCTGGAGCGCCGGCGCGGCATCACCATCAAGTCCGCCGTCGTCTCCTTCGCGCTGGACGACGTGACGGTCAACCTCATCGACACCCCCGGCCACCCGGACTTCATCGCCGAGGTGGAGCGGGTGCTCGGCGTCCTCGACGGCGCCGTACTCGTCGTCTCGGCCGTGGAGGGCGTACAACCGCAGACGCGCGTCCTGATGCGCACGCTGCAACGGCTGCGCATTCCCACTCTCGTCTTCGTCAACAAGATCGACCGACGCGGTGCGCGGTACGACGCCGTCCTGCGGGCCGTCTCGGAACGGCTGACGGCGGCCGTCGTACCCATGGGCACGGCCGCTGGCCTCGGCACACGGGACGCGCGCTTCCTGCCCGGCCTCGGCCCCTCCGCGCTCGACGTCCTCGCCGGCCTCGACGACGACCTGCTGACCGCCTATGTCGAGGACACGGTCTCCTACGACCGCCTCCACGCCGCCCTCGCCGACCGGACCCGGCAGGCGCTCGTCCATCCGGTGTACTTCGGCTCCGCCGTCACGGGCGCGGGTGTCGACGCGCTGATCGGCGGGATCAGGGAGTTGCTGCCCGCCGCGGGCGGCGACCCCGACGGACCGGTCTCGGGGACCGTCTTCAAGGTGGAGCGGGGCCCGGCGGGGGAGAAGGTCGCGTACGCGCGGATGTTCTCCGGCACCCTGCACACCCGCGACCGGATCCGCTTCGGCGAGGCCGGCGAAACGAGTGACGCCGGCGACCTCGACGACCTGCGCGCCGAGGGCCGGATCACCGCGATCAGCGTCTTCGACCAGGGCGCGGACGTCCGGGACGATCTGGTGGCGGCGGGCCGGATCGCCAAGCTCTGGGGCCTGGGCGACATCAGGATCGGCGACGCCCTCGGCGAGCCCCGCAAGACGCACGGGCACTTCTTCGCGCCGCCCACTCTCGAAACCGTCGTCGTCCCGGGCGACGGAGCGGACCGGCGTGCCCTGCACCGTGCGCTCACCCTGCTCGCCGAACAGGACCCGCTGATCGACCTGCGCCACGACGAGGTACGGCAGGAGATCTTCGTCTCCCTCTACGGCGAGGTGCAGAAGGAGGTCATCCAGGCCACGCTCGCCGACGAGTTCGGCCTCGACGTCACCTTCCGCGAGACGACGCCGCTGTGTGTCGAGCGGCCGGTCGGCTCGGGCGCGGCGGTCGAGTTCAACAAGAAGGACGGCAACCCCTTCCTCGCGACGATCGGCCTGCGCGTCGACCCGGCCCCGGTCGGGTCCGGCGTGGGCTTCCGGCTGGAGGTGGAGCTGGGCTCCATGCCGTACGCCTTCTTCAAGGCCGTCGAGGACACCGTCCGCGAGACCCTCGGCCAGGGCCTGCACGGCTGGCAGATCCCCGACTGCACCGTCACCATGACCCACTCCGGCTACTCGCCCCGGCAGAGTCACGCCCACCAGGGCTTCGACAAGAGCATGTCCAGCACCGGCTACGACTTCCGTGGCCTCACCCCGCTGGTCCTGACCGAGGCCCTGCGCCGGGCAGGCACCCACGTGCACGAGCCGATGCACCGTTTTTGCATCGAGGCCCCGACCGACACCCTGGCCGCCCTGCTGCCGGTGCTGACCAGGCTGCGCGCGGTGCCGCAGAGCACCGAGACACGCGGCGCCTCCTGCTCGCTGGAGGGGGCGGTGCCCGCGGCCCACGTGCACGAGTTGGAGCAGCAGCTACCCGGGCTGACGCGCGGCGAGGGCGAGCTGGAGAGCGCCTTCGACCACTACGCCCCCGCCGCACGCGGCACGGTCCCGGAGCGCCGTCGCACCGACCTCAACCCGCTGAACCGCAAGGAGTACCTGTTGAACCTGACGCGCAGGGTCGGCGGCTGA
- a CDS encoding tetratricopeptide repeat protein, whose amino-acid sequence MTADTRIEQAQLIYERAVFGGDSSALEPAERGLDAVEADLALTRGKVVHARFLEERAEDARELELFERAAQLYGQLGDVRGEGEALFWVGAFHQVVRDDTEAALPAFTRALDLATRAEDRLTMSYALRHLGFAEHMAGRLDAARDRFEESTRLRRELGFLPGVAANLIGLAYVAAQQDRREEAAELLREAVESAEKGGAEGVLRWVAQAREELDLPG is encoded by the coding sequence ATGACTGCGGACACACGGATAGAGCAGGCCCAACTCATCTACGAGCGTGCGGTGTTCGGAGGTGACAGCAGCGCACTGGAGCCGGCGGAGCGAGGGCTCGACGCGGTCGAGGCGGATCTCGCCCTGACCCGTGGCAAGGTCGTCCATGCCCGGTTCCTCGAGGAGCGGGCCGAGGACGCGCGCGAGCTGGAGCTCTTCGAGCGCGCGGCGCAGCTGTACGGGCAGCTCGGCGACGTGCGGGGCGAGGGTGAGGCGCTGTTCTGGGTCGGCGCCTTCCACCAGGTGGTCCGTGACGACACCGAGGCGGCCCTGCCCGCCTTCACCCGCGCCCTCGACCTCGCCACCCGGGCCGAGGACCGGCTGACCATGTCGTACGCCCTTCGGCACCTCGGCTTCGCGGAGCACATGGCCGGACGACTCGATGCGGCGCGCGACCGCTTCGAGGAGTCCACCCGGCTGCGCCGCGAGCTCGGATTCCTGCCGGGGGTGGCCGCCAACCTGATCGGGCTCGCCTACGTCGCGGCTCAGCAGGACCGGCGGGAGGAAGCCGCGGAACTCCTCCGGGAAGCGGTGGAGTCGGCCGAGAAGGGTGGGGCGGAGGGTGTCCTGCGATGGGTGGCGCAGGCTCGCGAGGAACTCGATCTGCCTGGGTAG
- a CDS encoding cellulase family glycosylhydrolase — MPNIRTRLPVVLVVLFGALTVAGPTPATAAPLPDSLWFDETPLTVQNGRFTDGNGREVVLRGYNVSGETKLAENKGLPFASVADAKKSATALRALGGGNSIRFLLSWAYAEPVRGQVDTTYLAAATAQMRAFLDAGIRVYPDFHQDLYSRHLFDPDSWYTGDGAPKWAVDAGDYPDESCGICLFWGQNITQNEAVKQATHDFWHNAYGLQDAFLATAQKTMAYVKQNVSAAEFAGVVGFDPYNEPHAGTYDSGQTSRTWERDVLWPFYEKFRSRMDAAGWQDKPLFAEPNLFWNANIDFQKQEGGLLDAGTLGPRYVFNTHFYDQKAISGVFMWGKAQDGQYAGDFGAVRDRASATNTPAIISEFGHPLAGSVSDKAPTVLKAMYQSLDSRVPGRSWWSNPVGSGPVLSGSQWQWDIYNGRHHELMNANPDKVLTTGDAWNDEDLSAVRLDDSGTPVLRQDARLLDRLYPSATSGTNVAFTYEDRSRDGNTTLTWNPVPSSMPNVAQLVGSGQYGLLLWRSNSGTAPTELHLPASFPTGSTTVVSDLGAAYAPPSYTAATPIGVAAEPGGTGSRRLLLTDSDSGVLHYALVTNGASTPSTALLNAARSELSAWAARTAG, encoded by the coding sequence ATGCCGAATATCCGGACGCGTCTGCCCGTTGTCCTGGTCGTCCTCTTCGGAGCCCTGACGGTGGCGGGCCCCACTCCCGCCACCGCCGCGCCCCTTCCCGACTCCCTCTGGTTCGACGAAACGCCCCTCACCGTCCAGAACGGCCGCTTCACCGACGGAAACGGCCGCGAGGTCGTGCTGCGCGGCTACAACGTCTCCGGCGAGACCAAGCTGGCCGAGAACAAGGGCCTGCCCTTCGCCTCGGTCGCCGACGCGAAGAAGTCCGCGACCGCGCTGCGCGCCCTCGGCGGCGGCAACTCGATCCGCTTCCTGCTGTCCTGGGCCTACGCGGAACCCGTACGCGGCCAGGTGGACACCACCTATCTGGCCGCCGCCACCGCCCAGATGCGCGCCTTCCTCGACGCGGGCATCCGCGTCTACCCCGACTTCCACCAGGACCTCTACTCCCGCCACCTGTTCGATCCCGACAGCTGGTACACGGGCGACGGCGCCCCCAAGTGGGCCGTCGACGCCGGGGACTACCCGGACGAGTCCTGCGGGATCTGCCTCTTCTGGGGGCAGAACATCACCCAGAACGAGGCCGTGAAGCAGGCGACGCACGACTTCTGGCACAACGCGTACGGCCTCCAGGACGCCTTCCTGGCCACCGCCCAGAAGACGATGGCGTACGTCAAACAGAACGTCTCCGCCGCCGAGTTCGCGGGCGTCGTCGGCTTCGACCCGTACAACGAACCGCACGCCGGTACCTACGACTCCGGCCAGACCAGCCGCACCTGGGAACGCGACGTCCTGTGGCCGTTCTACGAGAAGTTCCGGTCCCGCATGGACGCGGCCGGCTGGCAGGACAAGCCGCTCTTCGCCGAGCCGAACCTCTTCTGGAACGCCAACATCGACTTCCAGAAGCAGGAGGGCGGACTGCTGGACGCGGGCACGCTCGGGCCGCGGTACGTCTTCAACACCCACTTCTACGACCAGAAGGCCATCTCCGGCGTCTTCATGTGGGGCAAGGCGCAGGACGGCCAGTACGCCGGTGACTTCGGCGCCGTCCGCGACCGCGCCTCGGCCACGAACACGCCCGCGATCATCAGCGAGTTCGGCCACCCACTGGCCGGGTCGGTCTCCGACAAGGCACCCACCGTGCTCAAGGCGATGTACCAATCCCTCGACTCCCGTGTCCCGGGCAGGAGTTGGTGGTCCAACCCGGTCGGCTCCGGCCCGGTGCTCTCCGGTTCCCAGTGGCAGTGGGACATCTACAACGGACGCCACCACGAGCTGATGAACGCCAACCCCGACAAGGTCCTCACCACCGGTGACGCCTGGAACGACGAGGACCTGTCCGCCGTCCGCCTCGACGACTCGGGAACACCGGTGCTGCGGCAGGACGCCCGGCTGCTGGACCGCCTCTACCCGAGCGCCACGTCCGGCACGAACGTCGCCTTCACCTACGAGGACCGCTCACGCGACGGCAACACGACCCTGACCTGGAACCCGGTACCCAGCTCAATGCCGAACGTCGCGCAGCTGGTGGGGTCCGGACAGTACGGGCTGCTGCTCTGGCGCTCGAACAGCGGCACGGCGCCGACCGAGCTGCACCTTCCGGCGTCGTTCCCGACCGGGTCCACCACGGTGGTCTCCGACCTGGGCGCGGCGTACGCGCCGCCGTCGTACACCGCGGCCACCCCGATCGGCGTGGCCGCGGAACCGGGCGGCACGGGAAGCCGACGCCTGCTGCTCACCGACTCGGACTCCGGCGTCCTGCACTACGCGCTGGTGACGAACGGGGCGAGCACTCCCTCGACCGCCCTGCTGAACGCCGCACGGTCCGAGCTCTCCGCGTGGGCCGCGCGAACCGCCGGATAG
- a CDS encoding YncE family protein has product MPAIGPRHLCSVAAALALTVTAPATAATAAADSSAAALREVLFVGNNWDGTADVIKSSGDFAKVGRIDVVPDKDERMAEISADPIKWIYFMAIRNSVGEGHDQFVDDMYSTPDGTSMVVSRPSFADVVSIDLATGDLNWRFPVSGYRADHMAVSPDGKRVAVSASTSNTVHVLDINSGKELGKFATGDKPHENIFTRDGKYIYNMAIGDVNTQTDAPWLDWTKGDRRITVVDATTYQQVKVIDMRPRLDAIGLTDYSDAVRPAVFSPDESKLYFQVSFFNGFFEYDLATDKITRTKTLPKNPATSDDRTTFVNDSRHHGLSMSPDGSKLCVAGTMDDYATVVNRTTLQEGPLVTASKPYWATVSGDGKSCVVSESGTDQVTAIDFATGKKQLSVPVGDHPQRVRLAHVPADWTSPSVG; this is encoded by the coding sequence ATGCCTGCCATCGGACCCAGGCACCTGTGCTCCGTAGCCGCCGCCCTCGCCCTGACCGTCACCGCCCCCGCGACCGCCGCCACGGCCGCCGCAGACTCCTCCGCAGCCGCCCTGCGTGAGGTGCTGTTCGTCGGCAACAACTGGGACGGCACCGCCGATGTCATCAAGTCCTCCGGCGACTTCGCGAAGGTCGGCCGTATCGATGTCGTCCCCGACAAGGACGAGCGGATGGCGGAGATCAGCGCCGATCCGATCAAGTGGATCTACTTCATGGCGATCCGCAACAGCGTCGGCGAGGGCCACGACCAGTTCGTCGACGACATGTACTCCACGCCGGACGGCACGTCGATGGTCGTCTCCCGGCCGAGCTTCGCCGACGTGGTCTCCATCGACCTGGCCACCGGTGACCTCAACTGGCGCTTTCCCGTGTCCGGTTACCGCGCCGACCACATGGCGGTCTCCCCCGACGGCAAACGGGTCGCGGTGTCGGCCTCGACCTCCAACACCGTGCACGTGCTGGACATCAACTCCGGGAAGGAGTTGGGCAAGTTCGCCACCGGCGACAAGCCGCACGAGAACATCTTCACCCGGGACGGCAAGTACATCTACAACATGGCGATCGGCGACGTGAACACACAGACCGACGCCCCGTGGCTGGACTGGACGAAGGGCGACCGGCGCATCACCGTCGTCGACGCGACCACGTACCAGCAGGTCAAGGTCATCGACATGCGCCCGCGCCTGGACGCGATCGGCCTCACGGACTACTCCGACGCGGTCCGGCCCGCGGTGTTCTCGCCGGACGAGTCGAAGCTGTACTTCCAGGTGTCGTTCTTCAACGGCTTCTTCGAGTACGACCTGGCCACCGACAAGATCACCCGCACGAAGACCCTGCCGAAGAACCCGGCGACCAGCGACGACCGCACCACCTTCGTCAACGACTCACGCCACCACGGACTTTCGATGAGCCCCGACGGAAGCAAACTGTGCGTCGCGGGCACGATGGACGACTACGCGACCGTGGTCAACCGCACCACCCTCCAGGAGGGCCCGCTCGTCACCGCCTCCAAGCCCTATTGGGCCACGGTCAGCGGCGACGGCAAGTCCTGCGTGGTCTCCGAGAGCGGCACCGACCAGGTCACGGCCATCGACTTCGCCACCGGCAAGAAGCAGCTGTCCGTGCCGGTCGGCGACCACCCGCAGCGGGTCCGGCTGGCCCACGTACCGGCCGACTGGACCAGCCCGTCGGTCGGCTGA
- a CDS encoding TetR/AcrR family transcriptional regulator: MTGRLKAPTGRYGGKSAEERQAERRRRFLDAALRLFGDSPGYRGTTVAALSEAAGLSTRQFYEEFRTLEDVLAALHLQVNAWAEEAVLAAVTGAENLPLAERATEIFRAYAANVTSDPRRIRITFVEIIGVSPRLEEQRLARRARWVELVCVEAASAVTRGEAVPRDYHLAATAFIGSVNGLLHDWSAGWVDATLDEVVDELVRQLVAILRPPGWEPVTG; encoded by the coding sequence GTGACGGGCAGGCTCAAGGCGCCCACCGGCCGCTACGGCGGCAAGTCGGCCGAGGAGCGACAGGCCGAGCGGCGGCGCCGCTTCCTCGACGCCGCGCTCCGGCTGTTCGGCGACAGCCCCGGTTACCGGGGCACGACGGTCGCGGCGCTGAGCGAGGCCGCGGGCCTGTCGACGCGTCAGTTCTACGAGGAGTTCCGCACGCTCGAGGACGTCCTGGCCGCCCTCCACCTCCAGGTCAACGCGTGGGCGGAGGAGGCTGTCCTGGCGGCGGTGACCGGCGCGGAGAACCTGCCCCTCGCCGAACGCGCCACCGAGATCTTCCGCGCGTACGCCGCGAACGTCACCTCCGACCCGCGCCGCATCCGCATCACTTTCGTCGAGATCATCGGCGTCAGCCCCCGCCTGGAGGAACAGCGCCTCGCCCGGCGCGCCCGCTGGGTCGAACTCGTCTGTGTCGAGGCAGCGTCCGCCGTCACCCGTGGCGAGGCGGTGCCCCGCGACTACCACCTCGCCGCGACCGCGTTCATCGGCAGCGTCAACGGGCTGCTGCACGACTGGAGCGCCGGATGGGTGGACGCGACGCTGGACGAGGTGGTGGACGAACTGGTGCGGCAACTGGTGGCGATACTGCGGCCGCCCGGGTGGGAGCCGGTGACCGGATGA
- a CDS encoding glycosyltransferase codes for MTAGSRGDVAPYTGLGYALSRAGHEVTLVTHGCFEPLVAGSGVRFHPMPLDPRAELESARGRNLHRSATGVGKLVRVVGMARTLAGRMTDDMLAAARSSDLLLLAGSTAPLGQAIAEGLSLPSIVLPLQPLAPTREFGPPMLGGRSWGAVGNRIAGHGVQLAIERVFSAAVPDLRARLGLPRSKARGTRGGRVLHGFSSLVVPRPRDWRPDLEVTGYWWPYDGEAQLPPELREFLGAGPPPVFVGLGSATVPDPARLSAEVVDALRRAGLRGVIQRGWGGLEAAGDDVLTIGEVPHSALFPRMAAVVHHCGAGTTAAGLRAGVPAVAVPIQFDEGFWAGRLVRAGVAPGVVPLRGLTAGTLASALVRAVREPAFRERAQDLGARIRAEDGVAPVVGAVNRAAG; via the coding sequence ATGACGGCGGGCTCCCGGGGCGACGTGGCCCCCTACACCGGACTCGGGTATGCCCTGTCCCGGGCCGGACACGAGGTCACCCTGGTCACGCACGGTTGCTTCGAGCCACTGGTTGCCGGGTCGGGCGTACGCTTCCATCCGATGCCGCTGGATCCACGGGCGGAACTGGAGTCCGCGCGCGGCCGGAATCTGCACCGGAGCGCGACCGGCGTCGGCAAGCTGGTGCGCGTGGTGGGGATGGCACGGACCCTGGCCGGCCGGATGACGGACGACATGCTGGCCGCCGCCCGGTCCAGTGACCTGCTGCTCCTGGCGGGCTCCACCGCACCGCTCGGGCAGGCCATCGCCGAGGGCCTGTCGCTGCCGAGCATCGTCCTCCCCCTGCAACCGCTCGCCCCCACCCGCGAGTTCGGTCCGCCGATGCTCGGGGGCCGCTCCTGGGGAGCCGTCGGGAACCGGATCGCCGGGCACGGCGTGCAGCTGGCCATCGAGCGGGTCTTCTCGGCAGCCGTGCCGGACCTGCGGGCGCGCCTGGGGCTGCCTCGCAGCAAGGCGCGCGGCACGCGCGGGGGCCGTGTACTGCACGGCTTCAGCTCCCTGGTGGTACCCCGGCCGCGCGACTGGCGGCCGGACCTGGAGGTGACGGGTTACTGGTGGCCGTACGACGGTGAGGCCCAACTCCCGCCCGAGCTGCGGGAGTTCCTGGGGGCGGGTCCGCCGCCGGTCTTCGTGGGCCTGGGCAGCGCGACCGTGCCGGATCCGGCGCGGCTGAGCGCCGAGGTCGTGGACGCCCTGCGCCGGGCCGGGTTGCGCGGGGTGATCCAGCGGGGCTGGGGTGGCCTCGAGGCCGCGGGGGACGACGTACTGACCATCGGTGAGGTGCCGCATTCCGCGCTGTTCCCGCGGATGGCCGCCGTGGTCCACCACTGCGGGGCGGGCACGACCGCCGCCGGGCTGCGCGCCGGGGTGCCGGCCGTTGCGGTGCCGATCCAGTTCGACGAGGGCTTCTGGGCCGGTCGCCTGGTCCGAGCCGGCGTGGCACCGGGCGTCGTACCGCTGCGCGGGCTGACCGCCGGCACGCTGGCCTCCGCCCTGGTGCGGGCCGTTCGGGAGCCGGCGTTCAGGGAGCGGGCCCAGGACCTGGGTGCCCGGATCCGCGCGGAGGACGGGGTGGCCCCGGTAGTGGGCGCGGTGAACCGGGCCGCCGGATAG
- a CDS encoding ricin-type beta-trefoil lectin domain protein, with translation MYPPPRPRLAHRCRSAVTRALVLALVATAAFLFAGATPAQAVTARQIPVPEAPMGWASWNAFAAKVDYNVIKRQVDAFVAAGLPAAGYEYINIDEGWWQGTRDSAGNITVDEAEWPGGMKAIADYIHSKGLKAGIYTDAGKDGCGYYFPTGRPAAPGSGSEGHYEQDMQAFSRWGFDFVKVDWCGGDAEGLDPKTTYQAISDAVTKATATTGRPLALSLCNWGYSNPWNWAPGMGPMWRTNTDIFFHGGTPSYSNVLTAFDRNIHPTAQHTGYYNDPDMMVVGMNGLTAAQSRSHMNLWAISGAPLLAGLDLTTLTTESTNILTNPEVIAVDQDPRGLQGVKVAEDTTGLQVYGKVLAGTGNRAVVLLNRTSTTQNMTVRWSDLGLTNASATVRDLWARQNVATTGTSYTTGVPANSSVMLTVTGGTEQSASTYNGTSSFSSVVAGSAGLKTVDVSYTNNTSTARTATLTVNGQTPTKVSFPPTGSSAGNISVDVSLVKGSTNTISFSGAPPLDGIVVRPLPGSNGTLVTGTQSGRCADINDNTIANGTDAQLWDCTGGQNQVWQYNSTRKELVVYGNKCLDAYNRGTTNGTRVVIWDCNGQNNQQWNLNSDGTLTNVNAGLCLDAYGAATANGTKLVLWSCNGQSNQKWTVS, from the coding sequence ATGTACCCCCCGCCTCGACCCCGTCTCGCGCACCGCTGCAGATCCGCCGTCACACGCGCCCTCGTGCTGGCGCTCGTCGCCACGGCCGCGTTCCTGTTCGCCGGGGCCACCCCGGCCCAGGCCGTGACAGCCCGTCAGATACCGGTGCCTGAAGCCCCGATGGGCTGGGCGTCCTGGAACGCCTTCGCGGCGAAAGTCGACTACAACGTCATCAAGCGGCAGGTCGACGCGTTCGTGGCGGCGGGTCTGCCCGCGGCCGGGTACGAGTACATCAACATCGACGAGGGTTGGTGGCAGGGCACCCGCGACAGTGCCGGCAACATCACCGTCGACGAGGCCGAGTGGCCGGGCGGCATGAAGGCCATCGCCGACTACATCCACAGCAAGGGCCTGAAGGCCGGGATCTACACCGACGCCGGCAAGGACGGCTGCGGCTACTACTTCCCGACCGGCCGCCCCGCCGCGCCCGGCTCCGGCAGCGAGGGCCACTACGAGCAGGACATGCAGGCCTTCTCCCGGTGGGGCTTCGACTTCGTGAAGGTCGACTGGTGCGGCGGTGACGCCGAGGGCCTCGACCCGAAGACGACCTACCAGGCGATCAGCGACGCCGTGACGAAGGCGACCGCGACGACCGGCCGCCCGCTCGCCCTCTCCCTGTGCAACTGGGGCTACTCCAACCCCTGGAACTGGGCCCCGGGCATGGGCCCGATGTGGCGGACGAACACCGACATCTTCTTCCACGGCGGCACACCGTCGTACAGCAACGTCCTGACCGCCTTCGACCGCAACATCCACCCCACGGCCCAGCACACCGGCTACTACAACGACCCCGACATGATGGTCGTCGGGATGAACGGCCTGACCGCCGCCCAGAGCCGCTCCCACATGAACCTGTGGGCGATCTCCGGCGCCCCGCTGCTCGCCGGTCTCGACCTCACCACCCTCACCACCGAGTCGACGAACATCCTCACCAACCCCGAGGTCATCGCCGTCGACCAGGACCCGCGCGGCCTCCAGGGCGTGAAGGTCGCCGAGGACACCACCGGTCTCCAGGTGTACGGCAAGGTCCTCGCCGGCACCGGCAACCGTGCCGTCGTCCTCCTCAACCGCACGTCGACCACGCAGAACATGACCGTCCGCTGGTCCGACCTGGGCCTGACGAACGCCTCCGCGACCGTCCGTGACCTGTGGGCCCGCCAGAACGTCGCCACGACCGGCACGAGTTACACCACCGGCGTTCCGGCGAACAGTTCCGTGATGCTCACGGTCACCGGGGGCACCGAGCAGTCGGCGAGCACGTACAACGGCACGTCGAGCTTCTCGTCGGTGGTCGCGGGAAGCGCCGGTCTGAAGACCGTCGACGTCTCCTACACCAACAACACGTCCACCGCCCGGACCGCCACCCTCACCGTCAACGGCCAGACCCCCACCAAGGTCTCCTTCCCGCCGACCGGCTCGAGCGCCGGCAACATCTCCGTCGACGTCTCCCTCGTCAAGGGCAGCACCAACACCATCTCCTTCTCCGGCGCCCCGCCCCTCGACGGCATCGTCGTACGGCCGCTCCCGGGAAGCAACGGCACCCTCGTCACCGGTACCCAGTCCGGCCGCTGCGCCGACATCAACGACAACACCATCGCCAATGGAACCGACGCCCAGCTGTGGGACTGCACCGGCGGCCAGAACCAGGTCTGGCAGTACAACAGCACCCGCAAGGAGCTGGTGGTCTACGGCAACAAGTGCCTCGACGCCTACAACCGCGGCACCACCAACGGCACCCGGGTCGTCATCTGGGACTGCAACGGCCAGAACAACCAGCAGTGGAACCTCAACAGCGACGGCACCCTCACCAACGTCAACGCCGGGCTCTGCCTGGACGCGTACGGCGCGGCCACGGCCAACGGCACGAAGCTGGTGCTGTGGTCCTGCAACGGCCAGAGCAACCAGAAATGGACGGTGAGCTAG